A section of the Paenibacillus yonginensis genome encodes:
- a CDS encoding UDP-N-acetylglucosamine 1-carboxyvinyltransferase: MEKLMIAGGRPLRGTVQISGAKNSAIALLPAAILAESEVTLDNLPQLSDVAVYTHILEELGAKVNWSNNQIRIDPSEIKSIPMPNGPVKKLRASYYMMGALLGRFGEAVIGLPGGCNFEPRPIDQHIKGFEALGATVTNEHGAIHLHAKRLRGARIYLDVSSVGATINIMLAAARAEGATVIENAAKEPEIIDVATLLNAMGASIKGAGTETIRIEGVKEMHGCRHSIIPDRIQAGTYMIAAAATRGDVLIDNVIPKHLEALTAKLIEMGVQVEELDESIRVIGADSYGHVDVKALVYPGFPTDLQSPMTSLLTQCTGVSVLSDFVYSNRFKHVPELVRMGAKIRVEGRSAVIEGGPLNAAKVSASDLRAGAALVIAGLTVSEGVTEVTGVEYIDRGYDHLVTNLRALGADVWRQTE; encoded by the coding sequence ATGGAAAAATTGATGATAGCCGGTGGACGTCCACTGCGCGGAACGGTTCAAATTAGCGGCGCCAAGAATAGCGCGATTGCCCTGCTGCCTGCCGCTATTCTGGCGGAATCCGAAGTGACCTTGGATAATTTGCCGCAGCTGAGCGACGTTGCGGTTTATACGCATATATTGGAAGAGCTTGGGGCGAAGGTGAACTGGTCCAATAATCAGATCAGAATTGACCCCAGCGAGATTAAGTCTATCCCGATGCCCAATGGACCGGTTAAGAAACTCCGGGCCTCTTATTATATGATGGGTGCGCTGCTTGGCCGGTTCGGTGAGGCTGTAATCGGGCTTCCCGGCGGCTGCAACTTTGAGCCGCGCCCTATCGACCAGCATATCAAAGGCTTTGAGGCGCTTGGCGCCACGGTGACCAACGAGCATGGAGCCATTCATCTGCATGCCAAACGGCTTCGCGGCGCCCGGATTTATCTGGACGTCAGCAGTGTTGGCGCTACGATTAACATAATGCTGGCAGCCGCCCGCGCAGAGGGTGCGACGGTAATTGAGAATGCGGCCAAAGAACCGGAGATCATTGATGTAGCTACCTTGCTTAACGCGATGGGGGCCAGCATTAAGGGCGCCGGGACGGAGACGATCCGTATCGAAGGCGTGAAAGAAATGCACGGCTGCAGACATTCGATCATCCCTGACCGTATCCAGGCCGGGACCTATATGATCGCAGCTGCGGCTACACGCGGGGATGTACTGATCGACAATGTCATTCCCAAGCATCTGGAGGCCTTAACCGCGAAGCTGATCGAAATGGGAGTTCAGGTAGAAGAATTGGACGAGTCCATTCGGGTCATCGGAGCGGACTCTTATGGCCACGTAGATGTCAAGGCGCTGGTCTATCCAGGGTTCCCTACCGATTTGCAATCGCCTATGACCAGCCTTCTTACACAATGTACAGGCGTTAGTGTCCTGAGCGATTTTGTATACAGCAACCGTTTTAAGCATGTGCCCGAACTGGTCCGCATGGGAGCTAAAATCCGGGTGGAAGGCCGATCTGCCGTTATTGAAGGCGGCCCTCTGAATGCAGCCAAAGTATCGGCTTCCGATCTGCGGGCAGGCGCTGCTTTGGTTATTGCCGGTCTGACCGTATCCGAAGGAGTGACGGAAGTAACCGGGGTCGAATATATCGACCGGGGTTATGATCATCTGGTTACGAATCTTAGAGCGCTTGGCGCCGATGTCTGGCGTCAAACCGAATAA
- the rpoE gene encoding DNA-directed RNA polymerase subunit delta — MSTPLNLKIDPEKVQETPMVDLAFMILKAANTPYYYRDLMNEVAKLRGMTDEQMQEAIAQLYTEINIDGRFACVGTNLWGLKRWYPIEKSEDPIANASRPRIINDDDDDLDDEDFTEEEEDSYTADDEDYDAADEEEDEEGLFADEDDDADVEEDPLLDDEELEDEDLDEESEEEEDLDSDDEDLKD; from the coding sequence GTGAGTACGCCGCTCAATTTAAAAATCGATCCGGAGAAAGTTCAAGAAACTCCCATGGTGGATCTCGCCTTTATGATCTTGAAAGCAGCTAATACGCCTTACTATTACCGTGATTTAATGAACGAAGTGGCCAAGCTTCGCGGAATGACCGACGAGCAGATGCAGGAAGCCATTGCGCAGCTATATACGGAGATCAATATTGATGGTCGTTTTGCCTGTGTGGGAACCAATCTTTGGGGCCTGAAACGCTGGTACCCGATTGAGAAATCCGAAGATCCGATCGCCAACGCTTCGCGTCCGCGCATTATCAATGATGATGACGACGATTTGGACGACGAAGACTTCACGGAGGAGGAAGAGGATTCCTACACGGCGGACGACGAGGACTATGATGCCGCAGATGAAGAGGAAGATGAAGAAGGCCTCTTTGCCGACGAAGATGACGATGCGGATGTAGAAGAAGATCCTCTTCTGGACGACGAAGAGCTGGAGGATGAGGATCTGGATGAGGAAAGTGAAGAAGAAGAGGACCTCGATAGCGATGATGAGGATTTGAAAGACTAG
- a CDS encoding radical SAM protein: MYLVYADEQGNVFDHDSLYGLARSGDMIVEIMEDELIPLPDGATLVGLPSTRPVGMDPETGEMQPLPGNVQAVGALLPQGFTRLCLPGYIKTDKEYKLPLFGYSAVVWKDGQFYVTARLSDDPEKWNPLNCDPLDLKNGVKRLREEYPENRLYEHLSNCALGYECLTASNTFLNRWEGAVPVSYSCNAGCFGCISEQPDDSGFVSPQTRMNFRPRTEELVEVMLEHLKTPESIISFGQGCEGEPSTQAKLIIDAIRQVRERTDMGYININTNAGLSDHIRGIVDAGLDLMRVSTISALDDHYNAYYKPRGYTLANVEKSLKYAESQGVYTSINYLIFPGVTDREEEVEAMIEFARRTKLKLIQLRNLNIDPESYLGLIPKAKGDILGMKQAIEIFQEELPDVVIGSYTHVPPAELARAKRKPSLL, from the coding sequence ATGTATTTGGTATATGCAGATGAACAAGGCAACGTATTCGATCATGATTCGCTTTACGGCTTGGCCAGAAGCGGCGATATGATCGTTGAAATTATGGAAGATGAATTGATCCCCCTTCCTGATGGAGCAACGCTCGTGGGCTTGCCAAGTACCCGTCCTGTAGGCATGGATCCGGAGACGGGTGAAATGCAGCCGCTGCCGGGCAATGTCCAGGCTGTCGGCGCTTTGCTTCCGCAAGGGTTTACACGTCTTTGTCTGCCGGGCTATATCAAAACGGACAAGGAATATAAACTGCCGCTGTTCGGTTACTCGGCTGTTGTCTGGAAAGACGGGCAGTTCTATGTCACGGCCCGGCTGAGCGATGATCCCGAGAAGTGGAATCCGCTCAACTGCGACCCGCTTGATTTGAAGAATGGCGTTAAACGCCTTAGAGAGGAATACCCGGAGAACCGCCTGTATGAACATTTGTCCAACTGTGCGCTGGGTTATGAATGCTTGACGGCTTCGAACACGTTCCTGAACCGCTGGGAAGGTGCTGTCCCGGTTTCTTATTCCTGCAATGCGGGCTGCTTTGGCTGTATTTCCGAGCAGCCGGATGACAGCGGTTTTGTCTCCCCGCAGACCCGGATGAACTTCCGCCCTCGCACCGAGGAACTGGTGGAGGTTATGCTGGAGCATCTCAAGACGCCGGAGTCGATCATCAGCTTTGGCCAAGGCTGTGAAGGCGAGCCTTCCACCCAGGCAAAATTGATCATTGATGCTATTCGCCAGGTCCGGGAACGTACGGACATGGGGTATATTAACATCAATACAAACGCCGGCCTTAGCGATCATATCCGCGGTATCGTGGATGCGGGCCTTGATTTGATGCGGGTCAGCACAATCAGCGCCTTGGATGATCACTATAATGCTTATTACAAACCGCGTGGCTATACGCTGGCCAACGTGGAGAAATCGCTGAAATATGCCGAGTCCCAAGGCGTGTATACCTCGATTAACTATCTCATTTTCCCAGGCGTAACCGACCGGGAAGAAGAAGTGGAAGCGATGATCGAATTTGCGCGCCGTACGAAGCTTAAGCTGATTCAGCTGCGCAACCTGAATATCGACCCTGAAAGCTATTTGGGGCTGATTCCTAAAGCCAAAGGGGATATTTTGGGAATGAAGCAGGCGATCGAGATTTTCCAGGAGGAGCTTCCGGATGTTGTGATCGGCTCTTATACCCATGTACCGCCTGCTGAGCTGGCCCGCGCCAAGCGGAAGCCATCGCTGCTGTAA
- a CDS encoding response regulator, producing the protein MEEKKVLIVDDQNGIRILLMEVFGSEGYKTFQAANGKLALEIVRNDSPDLVLLDMKIPGMDGLEILKHIKAVNPEIKVIMMTAYGELDMIKQATELGALMHFTKPFDIDEMRMAVNNQLKGKAVM; encoded by the coding sequence ATGGAAGAGAAGAAAGTGTTGATAGTGGATGATCAGAACGGGATCCGCATTTTATTGATGGAAGTGTTCGGAAGCGAAGGATATAAAACATTCCAGGCTGCCAACGGCAAACTTGCTCTGGAAATCGTTCGGAATGATTCGCCTGATCTGGTGCTTCTCGATATGAAAATTCCGGGTATGGACGGACTGGAAATTCTTAAGCATATTAAGGCGGTAAATCCGGAAATCAAAGTCATCATGATGACCGCATACGGAGAGCTTGATATGATTAAGCAGGCTACGGAGCTTGGGGCATTAATGCATTTCACCAAACCGTTTGACATCGACGAAATGCGGATGGCTGTCAACAATCAGCTGAAAGGAAAAGCGGTTATGTAA
- the rpmE gene encoding 50S ribosomal protein L31, translating into MNSAIQPKYNMTLVTCACGNQFETGSVKQDLRVEICSACHPYFTGRQKFMDAGGRVDKFKKKYGI; encoded by the coding sequence ATGAATTCAGCTATTCAGCCGAAGTACAACATGACCCTGGTAACCTGCGCTTGCGGGAACCAATTTGAAACGGGTTCGGTGAAACAGGATCTGCGGGTAGAGATCTGCTCAGCATGCCATCCTTATTTCACAGGCAGACAGAAGTTTATGGATGCCGGCGGACGCGTGGATAAATTTAAAAAGAAATACGGTATCTAA
- the rho gene encoding transcription termination factor Rho, which produces MDLQIADLEGKKLTDLYKLAKQYQIPYYGQLKKKELIFAILRAQAEQSGLMFMEGVLEILPEGYGFLRPINYLPSTEDIYISASQIRRFDLRTGDLVSGKCRAPKENERYFGLLQVNAVNGENPDTASERLHFPALTPLYPQEKLVLETSPNHLSTRIMDLLAPVGLGQRGLIVAPPKAGKTMLLKEIANSISTNRPDISLFVLLIDERPEEVTDMQRSVQGEVVASTFDELPENHIKVAELVLQRALRLVEHKKDVVILMDSITRLARAYNLVVPPSGRTLSGGIDPASFHRPKRFFGSARNVEEGGSLTILATALVDTGSRMDDIIYEEFKGTGNMELHLDRKLAERRIFPAIDIRRSGTRREEALLTKEELDTLWSVRKNMNDSYDFVEGFLRKLRNAKTNEEFIASFDTPPEKGGSSHSASGAASATRRPRTAASSPSSGSSAPSGV; this is translated from the coding sequence ATGGATCTTCAAATTGCCGATCTGGAAGGAAAAAAACTTACAGATCTTTATAAGCTGGCTAAACAGTATCAGATACCTTACTATGGGCAGCTTAAGAAGAAGGAACTGATCTTTGCTATTTTACGTGCTCAAGCCGAGCAGAGCGGTTTAATGTTTATGGAAGGCGTGCTTGAGATTTTGCCCGAAGGTTATGGTTTCCTCAGACCGATCAATTATTTGCCAAGCACTGAGGATATTTATATTTCGGCTTCTCAGATCCGCAGATTCGATCTGCGTACAGGGGACCTTGTATCCGGCAAATGCCGAGCTCCTAAAGAGAACGAGCGTTATTTCGGACTTCTTCAGGTTAATGCCGTGAATGGAGAGAACCCCGATACGGCCTCCGAACGTCTCCATTTTCCTGCTTTGACGCCGCTATATCCTCAGGAGAAACTGGTGCTTGAAACATCGCCAAACCATCTGTCGACCCGAATTATGGATCTGCTTGCCCCTGTCGGACTTGGGCAGCGCGGTTTGATTGTAGCCCCTCCTAAAGCCGGCAAGACGATGCTTCTTAAGGAAATCGCCAACAGCATCTCCACGAATCGTCCGGATATTTCCCTTTTTGTCCTGCTGATCGATGAACGTCCCGAGGAAGTTACCGACATGCAGCGCTCCGTTCAGGGAGAGGTTGTAGCTTCGACGTTTGATGAGCTGCCCGAGAACCATATCAAGGTAGCGGAGCTTGTCCTGCAGCGTGCCCTCCGTCTGGTCGAACACAAGAAAGACGTCGTGATTCTGATGGACAGCATCACCCGTCTGGCGCGTGCTTATAATTTGGTTGTGCCTCCATCCGGCAGAACGCTTAGCGGCGGTATCGACCCTGCTTCGTTCCACCGTCCGAAACGGTTTTTCGGCTCGGCAAGGAATGTGGAAGAGGGCGGCAGCTTGACCATTCTGGCTACGGCATTGGTGGATACAGGCTCGCGTATGGATGATATTATTTATGAAGAATTTAAAGGCACAGGCAATATGGAGCTTCATCTTGACCGCAAGCTGGCTGAACGCCGCATATTCCCTGCCATCGATATTCGGCGCTCCGGCACACGCCGGGAAGAGGCTCTGCTGACCAAGGAAGAGCTGGATACGTTGTGGAGCGTCCGCAAAAATATGAACGATTCCTATGACTTTGTCGAAGGATTCTTGAGAAAGCTGCGCAATGCCAAGACAAACGAGGAGTTTATCGCCTCGTTTGATACACCGCCCGAGAAGGGCGGCTCGTCCCATTCGGCCTCGGGTGCGGCTTCTGCAACGCGCCGCCCAAGAACGGCCGCCTCATCCCCGTCGTCCGGTTCATCAGCCCCCTCGGGCGTCTAA
- the dnaX gene encoding DNA polymerase III subunit gamma/tau: protein MEHVALYRAWRPQSFQDMVGQQHIIRTLQNAIREDRLAHAYLFSGPRGTGKTTAAKILAKAVNCERGPAAEPCNECEACRRITAGAVMDVLEIDAASNRGVEEIRDLRDKVKYAPTEVRQKVYIIDEVHMLTTEAFNALLKTLEEPPPHVMFILATTEPHRLPATVISRCQRFDFRRVSLEEQSGRLKQICQEEGIQADDEAIDYIARLSDGGMRDALSILDQIASFSEGQVSYKQVLEMTGGIPSSQFAELARYLLQGDIGGLLQIIERMMQEGKSADKCMENLLYYFRDLLMIKMVPKAEKLTERVLEPGAFTEIAEAFTKTQLFQFIDTLNHYQNEMKYAVQPQMLFEVALLKLCSIAEGGSGAQAAHAAGFDAQSSSVPSSASGSADGGQVDQLRRQLQELERKLEQALKSGAVAGGGGKTETSRPRTPAPRISSTARIPAHIDRYIGNRDSQEFLAIQQKWNSILQRVKEEKVTIHAWFMNGEPVSVWEDAVLVAFKNDIHRETTEKPANKQVIERVLEQQLGKPYRLLTMMLKDWTDATAQGATETDAKEPFELSHPDGDETSASKEPWVDEAVQLFGEDLVVVKD from the coding sequence GTGGAACACGTTGCCTTGTACCGTGCTTGGCGGCCTCAGTCGTTTCAGGACATGGTGGGACAACAGCATATTATTCGCACGCTGCAAAATGCGATCCGCGAAGACCGTCTGGCCCATGCTTATTTGTTTAGCGGTCCGCGAGGCACCGGCAAGACTACTGCGGCCAAGATTCTGGCCAAAGCCGTCAACTGCGAGCGCGGCCCTGCTGCCGAGCCCTGCAATGAATGCGAGGCCTGCCGGCGGATTACAGCCGGGGCCGTTATGGATGTTCTGGAGATCGACGCTGCGTCCAACCGCGGGGTTGAGGAGATCCGGGACTTAAGAGACAAGGTCAAATATGCTCCGACTGAAGTTCGGCAAAAGGTTTATATAATCGACGAAGTTCATATGCTGACTACGGAAGCTTTTAATGCCCTGCTGAAGACACTGGAAGAGCCGCCTCCGCATGTCATGTTTATTCTGGCAACAACCGAACCTCACCGCCTGCCGGCTACGGTCATTTCCCGCTGTCAGCGTTTTGACTTCCGCCGTGTTTCTCTGGAGGAACAAAGCGGGCGTCTGAAGCAGATTTGCCAGGAAGAGGGCATTCAGGCCGATGATGAGGCGATTGATTATATTGCCCGCTTATCCGATGGGGGCATGAGGGATGCGCTAAGCATTCTGGATCAGATTGCTTCCTTCTCGGAAGGACAAGTATCTTACAAACAGGTTCTCGAAATGACGGGGGGAATTCCCTCTAGTCAGTTCGCGGAGCTTGCCAGATACCTGCTTCAGGGAGACATCGGCGGCCTGCTTCAGATCATCGAACGAATGATGCAGGAGGGCAAGAGTGCCGATAAATGCATGGAGAACCTGCTGTATTATTTCAGGGACCTGCTGATGATCAAGATGGTGCCGAAAGCCGAGAAGCTGACGGAAAGGGTGCTGGAGCCCGGAGCTTTTACCGAAATAGCCGAAGCCTTCACCAAAACCCAGCTATTTCAGTTCATTGACACCTTAAACCATTATCAGAATGAAATGAAATATGCGGTCCAGCCGCAGATGCTGTTTGAAGTGGCTTTGCTGAAACTGTGCAGCATTGCTGAAGGCGGAAGCGGAGCTCAAGCTGCTCATGCTGCTGGCTTTGACGCCCAATCGTCATCGGTGCCATCCTCTGCTTCGGGTTCGGCTGATGGTGGTCAGGTGGATCAGCTTCGCCGCCAGCTGCAAGAGCTCGAAAGAAAGCTGGAGCAGGCGCTCAAATCAGGTGCTGTCGCCGGCGGCGGAGGCAAAACTGAGACCTCCCGGCCAAGAACGCCTGCGCCGCGGATTTCCAGTACGGCCAGGATTCCGGCTCATATCGACCGTTATATCGGAAATCGCGACAGTCAGGAATTTCTGGCTATTCAGCAGAAATGGAATTCGATTCTGCAGCGGGTGAAAGAGGAGAAGGTGACCATCCATGCCTGGTTTATGAATGGTGAACCGGTTTCCGTTTGGGAAGACGCGGTTCTGGTAGCCTTTAAGAATGACATTCACCGGGAAACCACCGAGAAGCCTGCCAACAAGCAGGTTATTGAGCGGGTGCTGGAACAGCAGCTTGGCAAGCCTTACCGGCTGCTGACCATGATGTTGAAGGACTGGACTGATGCGACAGCCCAAG
- a CDS encoding S8 family peptidase: MNIPELLRFLSEYFTPSRDEGSRHILSFRNPSDYEAFLNELQLNIPGINPEVRQTLKEAVVRQGLAGSLESADLPPRFRRALRVEEDFRVNVHALAAQEKQINPGIPWGVRRIRAPEVWSQSTGLNVRIGIVDTGVDFGHPDLKYCLARGVNLLSRHHWPHDDNGHGTHIAGTIAAAGGAEGITGVAPRAILYPVKAFDNNGAAYVSDIIRGIDWCVQNGMQIINMSFGMKKKSAAMEEVVERATAAGVVIVASAGNDKKKRNIDYPAKLPQTISVGATNRERRIAGFSNLGPYIDIYAPGDQIRSSWLGGKHRKMNGTSMATSHVSGAIALLLAKRPGLTPAEIKSLLRRTARPLSPLEDRTKGTTGELDAYRLVRRRAKPASKTTKKKV, translated from the coding sequence ATGAATATACCGGAATTGCTCCGCTTTCTGAGCGAATACTTTACTCCCTCCCGGGATGAAGGATCCCGCCACATTCTCTCCTTCCGCAATCCTTCTGACTATGAGGCCTTTCTGAACGAGCTTCAGCTGAATATCCCCGGCATCAACCCGGAAGTCCGTCAAACGCTTAAAGAGGCCGTAGTCCGGCAAGGGCTGGCCGGTTCTCTGGAGTCCGCCGACCTCCCGCCGCGCTTTCGGCGTGCGCTGCGGGTCGAAGAAGACTTCCGGGTGAATGTGCATGCGCTTGCCGCTCAAGAGAAACAGATCAACCCCGGCATTCCCTGGGGGGTAAGACGAATCCGCGCACCGGAGGTTTGGTCCCAGTCCACCGGCCTAAACGTCCGCATCGGCATCGTGGATACCGGCGTCGATTTTGGTCATCCCGACCTCAAATATTGCCTGGCCCGAGGGGTCAATTTGCTCAGCCGCCATCATTGGCCGCATGACGACAATGGTCACGGCACACATATTGCCGGAACAATCGCTGCCGCGGGAGGGGCAGAGGGAATTACCGGGGTGGCCCCCCGCGCGATCCTCTATCCTGTTAAAGCCTTCGACAATAACGGTGCCGCCTATGTGTCCGATATTATCCGCGGCATAGATTGGTGTGTGCAAAACGGCATGCAGATCATCAATATGAGCTTCGGCATGAAAAAGAAAAGCGCAGCGATGGAAGAAGTGGTGGAGCGCGCCACCGCAGCCGGTGTAGTTATTGTAGCTTCCGCCGGCAATGATAAGAAAAAACGAAATATCGATTATCCCGCCAAGCTCCCCCAAACCATTTCGGTCGGCGCAACCAACCGGGAACGCCGCATTGCCGGCTTCAGCAACCTGGGCCCTTACATTGATATCTATGCGCCCGGCGATCAGATTCGCTCGTCCTGGCTTGGCGGCAAACACCGCAAGATGAATGGAACGTCCATGGCCACCTCACACGTCAGCGGGGCGATCGCACTGCTGCTTGCGAAAAGGCCTGGACTTACACCGGCCGAAATCAAATCGCTGCTCCGGCGAACCGCCCGGCCTTTATCCCCTCTGGAGGACAGAACCAAAGGGACCACCGGCGAGCTGGATGCCTACCGGCTTGTTCGAAGACGCGCCAAACCAGCATCCAAAACAACCAAGAAAAAAGTCTGA
- the fba gene encoding class II fructose-1,6-bisphosphate aldolase produces the protein MPLVSMTEMLNKALEGKYAVGQYNINNLEWTQGILAAAQEENAPVILGVSEGAARHMSGFKTVVKMVEGLIEDMKITVPVAIHLDHGSSFEKCKEAIDAGFTSVMIDGSHHPIDENIEMTKKVVEYAHAKGVSVEAEVGTVGGQEDDVIGGIQYADLNECVRIVKETGIDTLAPALGSVHGPYHGEPNLGFKEMEEIRDAVRIPLVLHGGTGIPLHDIQKAISLGTSKINVNTENQINFTAKVREVLDANPKAYDPRKYMVPGRDAIKATVIGKIREFGTSNHA, from the coding sequence ATGCCATTAGTATCCATGACCGAAATGTTGAACAAAGCACTCGAAGGAAAGTATGCGGTTGGTCAATACAACATCAACAACCTTGAGTGGACACAAGGAATTTTGGCTGCAGCCCAAGAAGAGAACGCCCCTGTAATCCTCGGTGTTTCTGAAGGTGCTGCACGTCATATGAGCGGATTTAAAACGGTTGTGAAAATGGTTGAAGGCCTGATCGAGGACATGAAGATTACAGTTCCTGTAGCGATTCATCTTGACCATGGTTCCAGCTTTGAGAAATGTAAAGAAGCGATCGATGCCGGATTTACTTCCGTTATGATCGACGGATCCCATCACCCTATTGACGAGAACATTGAAATGACTAAGAAAGTCGTTGAATATGCACATGCTAAGGGCGTTTCCGTTGAAGCAGAAGTAGGTACAGTTGGCGGACAAGAAGACGACGTGATCGGCGGCATCCAATATGCTGACCTGAACGAATGCGTACGCATCGTTAAAGAAACCGGCATCGATACATTGGCTCCAGCCCTTGGTTCTGTTCACGGTCCTTACCATGGCGAACCAAACCTTGGCTTCAAAGAAATGGAAGAGATTCGCGATGCGGTTCGTATTCCGCTGGTTTTGCATGGCGGTACAGGCATTCCGCTGCACGACATTCAGAAGGCCATTTCTTTGGGAACTTCCAAAATCAACGTAAATACAGAGAACCAAATCAACTTTACAGCTAAAGTTCGTGAAGTGCTGGATGCGAATCCTAAAGCTTACGATCCTCGTAAATACATGGTTCCTGGCCGCGACGCTATCAAAGCTACAGTTATCGGCAAAATCCGTGAGTTCGGAACAAGCAACCACGCGTAA
- a CDS encoding CTP synthase — MAKYIFVTGGVVSSLGKGITAASLGRLLKNRGLKVTIQKFDPYINVDPGTMSPYQHGEVFVTDDGAETDLDLGHYERFIDINLSKNSNVTTGKIYSSVISKERRGEYLGGTVQVIPHITNEIKERVFRAGREAGSDVVITEIGGTVGDIESLPFLEAIRQIKSDIGRENVMYIHVTLIPYIKAAGEVKTKPTQHSVKELRSIGIQPNVIVCRTEHELSADMKAKIALFCDIDANAVVECRDANTLYEVPLNLRDEGLDEIVVNHLKLTTPAPDMTEWESLVGRISRLEKTVEIAIVGKYVALHDAYLSVVESLSHAGFDANADVKIRWVNAEEVTEENVDQMLGGISGILVPGGFGDRGIEGKITTIRYARERNIPFFGICLGMQVAVIEYARALAGMDGANSSEINPKTEFPVIDLLPEQKDIEDLGGTMRLGLYPCKLVPGSLAMECYNEELVYERHRHRYEFNNSYREEIERAGLKISGTSPDGRLVEIVELPDHPWFLAVQFHPEFTSRPNRPQPLFREFVKASIQYDEQA, encoded by the coding sequence GTGGCAAAGTATATTTTTGTAACAGGCGGCGTAGTGTCATCCCTGGGCAAAGGGATTACTGCTGCGTCCCTCGGCAGATTGCTGAAGAACAGAGGTTTGAAAGTAACGATCCAGAAATTCGACCCCTACATTAACGTTGACCCAGGAACCATGAGTCCTTATCAGCATGGAGAGGTGTTCGTTACGGATGACGGCGCCGAAACCGATTTGGACCTTGGGCACTATGAACGTTTTATTGATATCAACTTGTCTAAGAACAGCAATGTGACAACAGGCAAAATTTATTCTTCGGTCATCAGCAAGGAGCGCCGCGGCGAATATTTGGGCGGCACCGTGCAGGTAATTCCCCACATTACCAATGAGATCAAAGAACGTGTATTCCGTGCAGGCCGGGAAGCCGGCTCTGACGTAGTTATTACTGAAATCGGCGGTACTGTAGGCGACATCGAAAGCTTGCCTTTCCTGGAAGCTATCCGCCAGATCAAAAGCGACATCGGCCGTGAGAATGTGATGTACATTCACGTTACTTTGATTCCTTACATCAAGGCCGCGGGCGAAGTTAAGACCAAACCAACCCAGCATAGCGTCAAGGAGCTGCGCAGCATCGGCATCCAGCCAAACGTCATTGTGTGCCGCACCGAACATGAGCTGTCCGCTGACATGAAGGCCAAAATCGCCTTGTTCTGCGATATTGACGCCAATGCTGTTGTAGAGTGCCGCGATGCCAATACGCTTTACGAGGTTCCGTTGAACCTTCGCGATGAAGGTTTGGACGAGATCGTAGTGAACCATTTGAAGCTGACTACACCTGCTCCGGACATGACGGAATGGGAGAGTCTGGTTGGCCGGATCAGCCGTCTGGAGAAGACGGTTGAGATCGCGATCGTAGGGAAATACGTAGCGCTGCATGACGCATACTTGAGTGTGGTAGAGTCCTTGTCACACGCCGGTTTTGACGCTAACGCGGATGTGAAGATCCGCTGGGTGAACGCAGAGGAAGTAACCGAAGAAAATGTGGACCAAATGCTCGGCGGCATCAGCGGCATTCTGGTGCCCGGCGGCTTCGGAGACCGCGGGATCGAAGGGAAAATCACCACGATCCGTTATGCGCGCGAGCGGAACATTCCGTTCTTCGGCATATGCCTGGGCATGCAGGTTGCTGTCATTGAGTACGCACGGGCTTTGGCCGGCATGGACGGGGCGAACAGCTCGGAGATCAATCCGAAGACGGAGTTCCCGGTTATCGACCTGCTCCCGGAACAGAAGGATATCGAAGATTTGGGCGGAACGATGCGTCTTGGCTTGTATCCGTGCAAGCTGGTTCCAGGTTCTCTGGCTATGGAATGCTATAACGAAGAGCTGGTTTATGAAAGACACCGTCACCGGTATGAATTCAATAACAGCTACCGCGAAGAGATTGAGCGCGCAGGACTAAAGATTTCCGGCACATCGCCTGACGGGCGACTGGTGGAGATCGTAGAGCTTCCGGATCACCCGTGGTTCCTGGCGGTTCAGTTCCATCCGGAATTTACGTCCCGTCCGAATCGCCCGCAGCCGCTCTTCCGCGAATTCGTTAAAGCTTCAATTCAATATGATGAGCAGGCTTGA